The segment CCATCTCAGATGGACACGGTGGCTCTGGGGTGCTGTATTGACAATAAATTCATCAAATGAAACTGCATGTGTTCGTGGATGTGTGTCTACCTTTGATGAATCCGGTTTGATCTAGCTGTGTTATGGTTCCAGTGGCTTTTACAATTATCTCAGCTAATGCATTATGGATTAGTTTCATATTGATGTTGAGAGAAAAAAGGGCCGGTACAGTAACTCAATGGTAACTTTGTAAGGTTTGGGAATATTTACTTTACAGATTTGTTCATGTTTGCTGGAAATTgtgacttttgttttatttcagttacCCTTCAGTTGAAGAGTGGAGCTAACATGAGACAGACGGGTTTATAGAAATTAGAGCGAGGGCTGAAGAAAGTTCTGAATGTTGATGATAATGACAAAATTGATGAATAATAACATGTGGTGcaaaaagcactttgagtggttGTAGGACCCGAGAGGCGTTATACAAGTACAACTCCATTCTCTGTGTACCACTGGGGGGTCCATGTGGAACGGGGGCCCCATAAGGGAGATGGAGGAAATGCATGGAGAAGACCCCTCAGCTCATGAGACAATGAATCGTGCCCTCTGAGGTGAATCCATCTCAAATACACCCAATCATCTGAGAGAGCAGCCTCAACTACCCAGGAAGCAGCTTACAGTGTAAAATGAAAAGTACATTGATTCTATATCGTCAAAGTAACTGTCTCTAAAAAGtagacataaaaaaacacacctttcaATCACTCAAATATTAAAAGTACTTTTCtctattaaataaaagaaacaacgcTCCAAGCTACATACTGTCATGTCCAGGAAACGGTGTTAgtcaggttgtctcgtgtcaATGTGTGTCTTGtgatttcttgttttattttgaaaattaacctCCCTCTTGTTTCAAGCTTGTTTCCGGTCATGTATTATGAAACACAGCATGGTTTTATGTGATTTTATTCAAAAGCAGCAGATGTTCTGTTTTGAGGTTCCTTCCAAAGTAATCAATCGGCATGTTTCTGCTGGAGAAACACCCAAAACTGAATGAATAAGAAAGATAAAGATATTgtatatgattttattttatctaaAAGAAATCTGTAAATTTCTCAAGTAACTCAAGCTCGAAATGGAAAAATGGAGGTACAACCCAAAATTGGATGAGTATGAACACTCCCAACAGCACATATTCCATTTGATGCGCTTCTCATTGAAATAGCAACTTTCTATGACTAAACTAGTTATCTAGCTATCACATTTCACTGAAAGCATTGAAGATGGTAGAATGGATAATATAAAGGAaaacatgtatattttatttttaaatcatatttactcttctctctctgtctgtccgtctgatGAGATGCTGCAACTTCTACTAAATTAGCCGTTTCCATAAATAAATCAGGCTTCCACATCCTAAACCAGAAGTCTTCAACAGCGGGTCCGCGGAGGTACTGCAGCAACATTTTTGgttgattttcttcttcttttttttcaaccaactTTTTCccacaaattaaaatgtcttcAGAATAAGAAtcagaattgtatttattgtctttcaATACACATGAACATGAATCCAACATATTGTAGCGAACTGATAAAATGATGGAGAAGACGTTATCTTTCAGTCTGCAATGCACACATTCAGCTACAGGAGCTCTCTCTCAAGCTGGGTTCATTCACAGCACCTTTCATGCAAATACCACAGCACAGGCACTAGCCAATCAGATCGCGGTTATGCTCACGTCTAAAGAGCGCAAAGCTCAAAACTCCGTAGAATAgggggtccctgctccatctcgccATCGGTTCGGCGACCCCTGTCCTAAACAATGGAAGCCGCAAACAATCTCTGGCATCTATGGTCCCGGCCCTTCCACTGGGTACGCTACACCTCTCATAATCTGCATCGGATTCAGCGTGGTGAAATCAGGTAACACGACATGTTGGTCCATATAACTACACCTGAAACATCATAAATACCCGCTTTCCAAGTTCAACTCTTGTGGAACTTTGTAGCATCCTAACTCTAGCTACTCGGAGCACTTTCCGGATGGGTTGCTTGATCAGAGACTAAGGACCAAACCCATTCCACTCTGTCCCCTCAAAGATGTGGACAAACGCAAACTTTGTTGGATCCTATGATTCATTATACCAGTACGATTGTGTTTTTCTATGATACAAATCTCTTTTTAAGAGCCTGTTAAGTGGAGCACACCACGTGACACACCTTCATGCAGACCCGTTGTGTCGGACTGGATCAGCCAGACTGACTAAACGCTTTCTGTCAACCTTCACATCCCTGAACACTGCGTCATATTTACTCTGGATATTGACAGTCTTAAGGCATGTACATTGGTCTGAGCatgcaaaatgaatataaatgattACACAGATCAGATCAAATAAAGATCTATTACAATGATTGGAAATTAATTTGATCTGAAACCACTTTCAATTTATTGAAGAATTAAAAAGGTACTCATTCTCAGCGTCCTGTCTAAAGAAACCTAGAATCTAGAACCTATAGTAATTTTCCGGTGTTCGGCaatgaagtgcagagttgaaatcaaacttgaaaaaagattcaactcttacagagtcaattgtacaaaagagctggagtcatcatccagtgtcaagatcagattcatttgcaacacttagtagagttaaaataactatttgataggattgaaatgtaactgcagTGTCACAcatcttggtatcaggcttagctccatgtaatatggtgcatggattggtgatggtgcaccaggaaccacagggttgttggttcaaaccctggcttacccatgttccatgtcaaagtgtccctgagcaatacacctaaccctgaattgctccctgggctaaaatgtaaactcgaacttgataaaagcatcagctaaataacgttttattcaacactgtgcagatatattttgacacttattccgagttaaattgttaacacttcgttgagtgttgatttaacactacATTTAACACTTGATTGGGACAAtacaaacaccagcttagagttaaaattgaatctcacagagtcaatttaactctctgaaatgtgCTGTATGCTTTCACTGCGAGACTTTTAagtatatataaagtatataagTATATTTCCACTCATGCTCTGCTCTACAAAACACACTTAGCACTTGGTTGAATCACAGCCATTGAGAAGATGTACCAGACGAGAGGACTTTAAACCGGCCACAAAGGGGCTCGGCTCAACTCTGGCCAGCAGATGGAAGTCTTGGTCCTTTCTTGgaaatttttttgttttggactcctgttattcttgtttttctgctttttcaaaTGTCGAAGGCCAATAAGCAGGGCAATGGTAGGGGCTTGTTAGTATAAGTCTCAGGGCTTATGGGATCGATGAATGTGTATACCGTAACTTTCCATTTGTGCTCCACACTGTTAATAGTTTTGATATCCTGATATACTGTAAGTCTCTGCTCTTTGCCATTCAGGTAGCTTCTATCTTGGATCGGTCTGTATAGTTGTTGCTTGAATAGAGTTTCATCCGTGTTTGAGAAAGTTGTACCATTGGAGTATGTGTAATATTAAGCAACAAAGGTCCGAaagttgcaaaaataaaatactgcaaCATTGTCTCTTTAGTTGCCAGAGGAACAGGATCAAGTGGATCCTGACCCGGACTCCACACTGCATGCTCCCCAGGCCGGACCAACATTACAGCCATCCACAAGCACCATGTCAACgtccactgctacactacaaaCATGAGCGGCATTAAAAGGACCGGGGCAGGATGGCAGAGGCCCTGGAGAACAGGTAAGAGGAAGCAGTGGAACAAAGTGGCGGTGGGAGGACCCAACATTAGCGTCAGATGAGAGGCGGGCAAAAGAGAGTCAATGACAAAGGTGTGCATGAAACTAGACAAACAGCATTCACACCCACGAACTAGATGTGTTcatgtaaaaagagaaaaagaaaaatctacaaATGTTCCACTtttaatgaacacattttttttaactgttccGCAAGAGGAGTGGCAGATATTACAAAACCATCGGCTCAGGACCTAAACCAGTAAGTGAACTCTACATTGAATTATAAATTAATGTTAcgatcattattttcttttattctaaGGGTAATTACACAGGAACTTGTGTGACAATGGGCCATGTAGTCATAAttaccagaaaaaaaacagaaagccaaATCGATGAAGCCTCTACGTTTTTTCccgtcagtgttttttttcggtGTAATTTACTTTCCGGCATCTGCATGATATTTCCGATGGGGTCGTGAAGGCACCACGTCCTGAAGCTCATCTCCTCCAGTCTCACGTCTCTTTGCTGTGTTGCGCCTAGTGGGACGCAGCGGTGTGTCTCGGTCGCATTAACCCCACGGAGGTGCTTTGGGCTCGGAACCAACTAGAAGGTCGGGACAGGACGGTGAGTGAGACGGGTGGAGGCAGCGGGGAGCGTGTTGGGTGGGGTGTGTTTCAGCAGCCAGACGGGACTATGGTTGCATGAGTGATCGACGTTCAACAGGAGCTTCTAACAGCCCCCAAGTTGCTCCAATCGGCCCAAAGCTGCTTCCAAGAGGCGCGCGCCTCCATCGCGTGCAGCGCGCGCTCCATTTGGATGATCGTCCGCGTCTCCTTTTTACCGTCTGCCACGCCCCTTCATTACAGTAACGTTAAATGGGAGAAAACACCATCATCATTGGGTTATTGTGTTATACGCACGTGTAGCAGTAGCTGAGCCTTTGTATAGACAGCatatatatagctatatatatatagctatatatatgtgtgtttgagatagctatatatatagctatatatatagccatatatatgtatatatgtgtgtgcgtgtgtgtttgttcgtgtgtgcgtgtgtgtttctttctagTTGAAGGAGGCCAGCAAAAGGCAGCCGAATGCCTCCATGTTGTTACGTTTTGTTGGACATACCGTCAGACCTCACAGGGAGGGGGCCGATCCATAGATTATGGAAAGGGGCTGAACACACCGCTGCTCAGGGCTGGGTCTGTGAGGCGTTCAAGTCCTGACGGACATATCATCGCTTACAGGGAGGGGTTGCAAACACCTCTGCTCAGGGTTGGGTCTGTGAGGCGTTCAGGTCCTGACGGACATATCATCGCTTACAGGGAGGGGTTGCGCACATCTGCTTAGGGCTGGGTCTGTGAGGCGTTCAGGTCCTGTCGGTGCATACATGATTGAAATATGTAATTTTAATATATCCAAACGACAGAAGTTAATATGTGCGGTGATGTgagttttatattttagtttaccTCAATCAAAGCTGCTGTTCTTTCCTGAGCTTGTTTTTCTAAATTTGGACGGCGCTCTGCTCAGAATAGAAGAGCAGCTGGTGAGCTGCTAGCAGGTGCAGACTGGACTGAGTTGTCTTTCTGCATCACATCCAATTAACGCCATCGCTCCGCCTGTTATCTGGACTGAGAATACATATCTGTCAATCATGTGTTGTCATGATAACTCCTACTAATATCAGACTCAACAATAATCCACAGCAACCTTTGATAATGTAATgtgtaacaaaaaaatgtagaCTCTCATGTCTTCTCTGTTCAGTGGATGGACACtgttttcccacaatgcagtgcACGTAGATAATGGACAAGCTCCACACCGCTGTGAAACATTAGACACCATTAGATCCCATTAGATCCTAGGGAGCCGCTATAAAACCTACAGGAAGGATGTGTACAGATCTCTCTGTTGGATTGATGCCTGTGAATTACCGGAGCTacatatttgttgttgttgatacaCTGTAAACATAGTATACTCTTAAAAATGTGTACATACACTATACACCGTTAGAAGGCTGTACTGTAAACATGGTATACTCTGAGAATATGTACATGTACTATATACAGTTAGAAGGCTGTACTGTAAACATGGTATACTCTGAGAATATGTACATGTACTATATACAGTTAGAAGGCTGTACTGTAAACATAGTATACTCTGAGAATGAGTACAACGTTTAACATCATTATTCAATAACTCCACTATATTGTGCCTCCTGCAGATATAAAGTTGCCGAATGCACACTGTTCTTTATTTAGACATAAGACATAATGATCGTTCTCCTGATCCCTGTTTGGTTAACAGCTACCCTAATTAGTGTATTCAGTCCGCATACACTAATCAGTGTGTTTATGATGCTAGCGACATGAATATGGGAATAACGGTAAATGGACCTAAATCACAACATCGTTTGGGTGGATCCGCATGCACTTCTGCAAAGACGTTCATCTTCCTCAGAGGATCAATATTATAtatcattatattatatatattactttGGTTGAGTTTTCCTTTACTGCCAcctggaaaaatatatttattttaggtCAGAAATATGAATCTTGTCAAATATGATATGACCAAGTACATGATAAACTGGCAACATTCCCAACAGCCTCAGCCGTACTTAGTGTTTGGTGTTGATTAgcacatgttagcatgctaacatgttaGCATCTAGCTCACAGCTGTGTCACATTTAACGAGGAGACGGATGATCTTCTCACACACATTCACCgacgctcctcctcttctccgtcCTGTTTGCAGATGATGTGGAGGGTTGCGATCCTGCTGGCTGCTGCTCTCGGCGTGGGTGAGTATCTCATCATCAGCGCTTTGTTAGGCCGCACAGGAGCAACGACTGCACGTGCTCAATGTGgatgaggtcaaaggttaggCTAGGCTACTGATACTGATCAGAGCCCTGTAGAACACGTTTTGTTCCTTGTACCAGCTCCTTATAGTTCATTCAACACCAGTACCACCAGTACTGGCACCACCTTCCTCCAGGAGAACTCACCCCTGCCTGGAAGAGATGCTCGTCACACAACTGTCACGTAGTTGGTGGGGGAGGAAGAAGGTGGTTATAAGAAGAACCTCTGGACGCAGTGTTTGGTTACACTTCCTCACATGGGATGATTGTGCTTGATTACATAAGCCCACAAAGACATAATAATGATACAGGGTCCCTTTTAAAGCACACGCAGTTTTCTGATCCTCTGGTGTGTTTAATACTTTAATTGTTCCAGTGTCTACAATCTTAAACCCTGTTCTTGCCTGAAGACTGAATATCTGGCTCCAACCAGTTTTCCACCAGTTTCATTGGATCCGACTAAACCCGTGTAGAAATAAGAGCGAGAGCCCTCCAGCCGCTTAGAAGCCAAAACCGGTAGAGCgtaaaatgataatgataaacaTACCTTTCCCCCTAAGACCTGCACGGAAGGTGCTGAAATTGCTTGTGTACTGATTAATTTCAGAATTGATACGGATATCGCGTCCTCCGCATCGTCCTGGCTAGCGACTGGTGTCTCGTTTTCTTTGTTAGCCTCTTGCTGCGATGAAGTCGGAAGTTGGTTCTGCACCCTTCACGGTGCCCCTCGGGAAGAACCAAAGGATCAGGCGCCTTGTTGGGTTCACGACCCCTCAAGACCCCGACTGTCTCTCTGCAGAGGGCTAAGCTCCACCCCCTGTGTGTGAGTGGTGACAATCTCAGCGCAACCTTAACTACACACACGTCACCTGTTGCCCTCGTGCTAATAACACCGAGTGGATATAGTTACTGCTATTTATAAGTTGGACACAAACAGGCCTCCAACAGAACACCACCGCATCTTTCCTATTTGAAACGACCACGCTGTGTTTTGTGTCATCATGTAGAATATGAACTgctaaagctgtgtgtgttttagcatcTTTCTCCCCACGTTTGTTTCAGAGTCCTACGTCGTCCATGACGTCAATGAGCGTTTGTCCCACGGCCGGCAGCTGAAGATCTACCTGCCCAAGAGTGCGGAGAAGCTGGAGTTCACTCCAGCCAATCATCCCAGTCAGACCTTTGTGtactgggaaaaaaacagaatgaggTCTGACACAttcatgcaccccccccccccccccctgtggttgAGCCGTGAAGGGCAGCTGGGAGTTCCTTGCACTGTTGTTGCAGTTAACTGCTCTTCTTCTGTCCTACAGGACGGATAAAGGTCGGGTGTCGGGGACAGGCAGCGACCGGCGCTGGTACATTGACAAGGTAACCCGAGCGAGCTACTTTTTAATGGcgatctacccccccccccccccccccctccgagggttagggttagggttaacccTATGACCTCGTACTTGTGTCTTTGGCACACCTCTCTGATGCTACTTGTATTTGTCTGTCAGAAGTCAAACTGCCTGCTTATGTGTGAGCCGAGGTTGTAGATTTCCAGTTTACTAAAGTACTACGTACATGTTGCTATGTCAGGTGACCTATGAGGACGAGGGGACGTACACCCAAAGAGACTACTGGAATAAAGAGCTCTCATCTGTCAAAGTAGCCGTCACACGTGAGTTAGCTCAGCGCTTTGTTGCTGTGGTAACACAGCTTCTCAGCGAGTCCACAGTGGTCCCTCAGTGAATGACTTTCACTGACGTTTTGAGTTTTTTAAGTAAACATCTACACATTCTTGCTTTGGTGAGTTATGGACGGTTAATGATATGATTGTTCTTTCTCAGTATgtgtttccttcttcctctcctctctagTCAGACACAACAATGCAAAGTGTGTGGCAGGGGACAGTCTGTACATCCAGCTCGAGGGCATTGACATCAGCGACGCCGCCCTCTACTTCACTGCGGAGGCCTACAATGTTACACTGGTGAGCTAGATGGATGCACGATGGATGCTGGTTGATTGATTAGTGATGGATTTaatgcagtggttcccaaacgttttaatagatttgttttgtttatatattataatgaaagGGAGAGATTTTTTCAGGTTTTCACAGCCGGCTACAAATGAGTTGTGATCCAGATGGATATTTGCGATGATGCTCTGACGGAACGTTTGCTCCCTAAGGTGCACGATGGTGCTGTGCGTTCCCAGGACCTGCCCGATTATTGGGACCGGGTTCGGACCAACTCCATGAATATCGAGATCAGAAATGTCAACTACAGTGATGTGGGAAAATACACCCTCAAGAACCGGGGAGGCCGCGTGGTGTCTGTGACCCGGATGGACCTGACAGGTGGCTCCTCATATACCACAGAATAGTGCAGAGGCTACCCGCCCGTATTTGATGCAGGCTCGTATTACAGAGGACTTTATTTTGGTATGAAGGCTTCATGTAGTTCCATCTGCTCCAGCTTGCCCCGCTACGTTTTGGTTATTCGATTAAGCCGCTAATACAAACTCAACAGAGCGTGTGTGTTCATCATTTACCTCAGAGATAAATGTCTGGACCTGTGGAGACTGCTAATGCTATGTTAACAATCCATGGGCAAAAACTGTGAGTTTACTTCATTCTCATGGATCAACAGAGTGTCCAAAATCTATGATGTAACAATCGTAACTACACACACAATGATGTAAGGCccgtggtgtcctctgcagaccgcCGTGAGACTAACGGAAACCCTCTCCTGGCTCTGCTGGTGCTGCTCGGCATCCCTGCTgggatctgctgctgctgtaggaaGAAGATTTTCAAGAAGAAAGCCACCACTGCTGCAACGCTCCAGGTactgaggacgaggaggacgcgaTATGGAGACATGGTAGAGTTGGTGAGCATCAGAGGATTctgacccctctctctctctctctctctgcagtgcaGCCCAGTTgccgtccaccccccccctggtggTCCCGTAGGACCTTGTCCACCTTACAACACTCCTGGACAACCCGGAGTGGTGAGATTCCACCACACTGACACTCGTCTATATTCAGATCAATCTGTATTAGTCCACGAAGGCTACAAGTAGAAGAATGGGTGTGTTCCTTTGTGTTTGCAGGCTTACTACCACGGACCCGACCCCAACATGGTACACGACTACACATGCTTTATACAGTATCTATGTACACATCATTATGCACCTTATAACAAAGTGTGTATTCTCATCTAG is part of the Pungitius pungitius chromosome 9, fPunPun2.1, whole genome shotgun sequence genome and harbors:
- the wu:fc21g02 gene encoding wu:fc21g02; this encodes MMWRVAILLAAALGVESYVVHDVNERLSHGRQLKIYLPKSAEKLEFTPANHPSQTFVYWEKNRMRTDKGRVSGTGSDRRWYIDKVTYEDEGTYTQRDYWNKELSSVKVAVTLRHNNAKCVAGDSLYIQLEGIDISDAALYFTAEAYNVTLVHDGAVRSQDLPDYWDRVRTNSMNIEIRNVNYSDVGKYTLKNRGGRVVSVTRMDLTDRRETNGNPLLALLVLLGIPAGICCCCRKKIFKKKATTAATLQCSPVAVHPPPGGPVGPCPPYNTPGQPGVAYYHGPDPNMGPTFHPPPPTAGPGQWNGPPPSPGFNPAYPPQNPAYPPAGPAMNPHAQPPQWNGPPPVAYPTGPVAPVGYAPAPVMYSSAPPPAASGPPQEVKMENMGYSPADQLLTPTQQAEAASCPVPPPSSSSSSSNNMLSSGNAYEFKIDGKNSTNFL